In a genomic window of Bernardetia sp.:
- a CDS encoding exodeoxyribonuclease III: MKIITYNVNGIRAALRKDFWKWLKETDADIVCLQEIKIEEKLVDKALFESLGYDSYWFSAQKKGYSGTAILTKIKPTSVIQGSNMQQSDEEGRVLRADFEINGTNFSVINVYIPSGSSGDKRQEYKYQWLEEFDTYLENVRAEQENVIVCGDYNICHKEIDIHNPKTNKNSSGFLPEERKWLDDFEEKGMIDAFRNFNKAPHNYSWWTYRNNCRAKNLGWRIDYHFISEPFSKYMTDCQILSEAVHSDHCPVLLSLSL, encoded by the coding sequence ATGAAAATCATCACCTACAACGTAAATGGAATTAGAGCAGCCCTACGAAAAGATTTTTGGAAATGGCTAAAAGAGACAGATGCAGATATTGTCTGTTTACAAGAAATCAAAATTGAAGAAAAGCTAGTAGATAAAGCACTCTTCGAATCTCTAGGCTATGATTCGTACTGGTTTTCAGCGCAAAAAAAAGGATATAGTGGAACAGCGATTCTTACTAAAATAAAACCTACTTCAGTCATACAAGGTTCAAATATGCAACAGTCTGACGAGGAAGGAAGAGTTTTGAGAGCCGACTTTGAAATAAATGGAACAAATTTTTCTGTAATCAATGTATATATTCCATCTGGCTCTTCTGGCGATAAACGTCAAGAATACAAATACCAGTGGTTAGAGGAATTTGATACATATTTAGAAAATGTTCGTGCAGAACAAGAAAATGTGATAGTATGTGGCGATTACAATATTTGTCATAAGGAAATTGATATTCATAATCCAAAAACAAATAAAAACTCTTCGGGATTTTTACCTGAAGAAAGAAAATGGTTAGACGATTTTGAAGAAAAAGGAATGATTGATGCGTTTAGAAACTTCAACAAAGCACCTCACAATTATTCTTGGTGGACGTACCGAAATAATTGTAGAGCAAAAAATTTAGGCTGGCGTATAGATTATCATTTTATTTCAGAACCCTTTTCAAAGTATATGACAGATTGTCAAATCCTTTCAGAAGCTGTCCATTCAGACCATTGTCCTGTCTTATTATCCTTGTCTTTGTAG
- a CDS encoding ABC transporter substrate-binding protein, with product MKQIPTKLYSLLLILALFSSVSLTSCTNSGSSEAGNVREAKGGRFYGGVFNVNETEYFRTLFPLNIVDVYSYRIASQVYEGLFKLDPKTLRVTNSLAESYELSDDRKTYTIRLKKGVFFHNDAAFPDGKGREFVAEDVKYCLTRLATQSRDNQGFHVIGGVIKGAVAYYDATASGATPSQEIEGIKIIDKHTIEITLEKPNALFLNYLARPETYIFPKEAYEKYGVDMGGKAIGTGAFLLDDIEEDISVILKRNDNYHGIDEAGNRLPYLDAVKVYFIKDKKTELFEFRKNKLDMVYRLPTDYIIDIIDEYQRADGSLPFELEHEPEMQTQILTFMTDDEIFKNVDIRKAFSFAINKDEIFEYVLGGEAYEAGHHGITPPSFKDKGYPDDIYGYEYNPDSARYYFNKAGYRSATDFPKITLELNAEGDRNTNVAVEIKKDLKDVLGVEVELNIVPMAQSTDKMMTGNFQLIKLSWIADFPSPEAFIRMFYGKDVPSTVGTVSYPNLSRYQNPEFDALYDKAMNAVNEEEAIKYFAQAENLAMRDAPVIVLWYDEGYRLLQPYVKNFPNNPMQYRDFSQVYLEPKATGNPNDAQANK from the coding sequence ATGAAGCAAATACCTACCAAACTTTATTCTTTACTCTTAATTCTAGCCCTATTTTCTAGTGTATCGCTCACTTCTTGTACTAACTCTGGCTCTTCAGAAGCTGGAAATGTGAGAGAAGCAAAGGGAGGTAGATTCTATGGAGGAGTTTTTAATGTAAACGAAACAGAGTATTTCAGAACCTTATTCCCACTAAATATTGTTGATGTTTATTCTTACCGAATTGCTTCACAAGTTTATGAAGGACTTTTCAAATTAGACCCAAAAACATTACGAGTAACTAATAGTCTAGCAGAAAGCTATGAACTTAGCGACGACCGTAAAACCTATACTATTCGCTTGAAAAAAGGCGTTTTCTTTCACAATGATGCAGCCTTTCCAGATGGCAAAGGAAGAGAATTTGTAGCAGAAGATGTAAAATATTGCCTTACAAGACTCGCTACACAAAGCCGAGACAATCAAGGTTTTCATGTTATTGGTGGCGTTATAAAAGGAGCAGTTGCCTACTATGATGCTACTGCTAGTGGGGCAACACCTTCACAAGAAATAGAAGGAATAAAGATTATTGATAAGCATACGATTGAAATTACTCTTGAAAAGCCAAATGCTTTATTTCTCAACTATTTAGCTCGCCCAGAAACTTATATTTTCCCAAAAGAAGCCTATGAAAAATATGGAGTAGATATGGGAGGAAAGGCTATCGGAACAGGAGCTTTTTTATTAGATGATATAGAAGAAGATATTTCAGTAATTCTGAAAAGAAATGATAATTATCATGGAATAGATGAAGCTGGAAACCGTTTGCCTTACCTTGATGCTGTTAAAGTTTATTTTATTAAAGATAAGAAAACAGAGCTTTTTGAGTTTCGTAAAAATAAGTTAGATATGGTCTATCGTCTGCCAACAGATTATATCATCGATATCATAGACGAATATCAGCGTGCTGATGGGTCTTTACCTTTCGAATTAGAACACGAGCCAGAGATGCAAACTCAGATTCTGACATTTATGACAGATGATGAAATATTCAAAAATGTAGATATACGAAAAGCCTTTTCTTTTGCTATCAATAAAGACGAAATCTTTGAATATGTTTTGGGAGGCGAAGCGTACGAAGCTGGACACCACGGAATAACCCCACCATCTTTCAAAGACAAAGGTTATCCAGACGATATTTATGGCTATGAATACAATCCCGATTCTGCTCGTTATTATTTCAATAAGGCAGGATACAGAAGTGCTACTGATTTTCCTAAAATCACGTTAGAACTCAATGCAGAAGGCGACAGAAATACGAATGTAGCTGTAGAAATCAAAAAAGACTTAAAAGATGTTTTGGGAGTTGAGGTAGAGCTTAACATTGTTCCGATGGCACAATCTACTGACAAAATGATGACAGGAAACTTCCAACTTATCAAACTCTCTTGGATTGCAGATTTTCCTAGCCCAGAGGCATTTATTCGTATGTTCTATGGAAAAGATGTTCCTAGTACGGTCGGTACGGTTTCTTATCCGAATTTGTCTCGTTATCAGAATCCAGAATTTGATGCTTTGTATGATAAAGCAATGAATGCTGTAAATGAAGAAGAAGCTATCAAGTATTTTGCACAAGCTGAAAATTTAGCGATGAGAGATGCTCCAGTTATTGTTTTGTGGTATGATGAGGGGTATCGTTTGTTACAGCCTTATGTAAAAAACTTTCCTAACAATCCAATGCAGTATAGAGATTTCTCACAAGTATATTTAGAGCCTAAAGCAACAGGAAACCCAAATGATGCACAAGCAAATAAGTAA
- a CDS encoding Fic family protein: protein MYIYQQTDYPNFTWADDKIIFILGQVRHLQGKVIGKMELLGFDLQKEATLETTVLDILKSTEIEGKNLDIQQIRSSVAKNLGVEIQDGVYVERDVEGVVEMILDATQNFRDTLTKERLFAWHASLFPTGRSGMQKIEVGSFIKDTKGRMQVVSGVLGKEKVHYEALVATDLEREINSFLAWLNDEKIEIDPILKAAIAHFWFLTIHPFEDGNGRIARAIADMFLARADETNHRFYSMSAQIRVERKEYYAVLEQTQKGTVDITNWLEWFLNCLLNALQNSDEIIKKVLKKYRFWTQHAQTNFNERQKLMLNKLLDNFYGKLTTSKWAKMTKCSSDTALRDINDLLEKNILKRQKAGGRSTSYQLNVLD, encoded by the coding sequence ATGTATATTTATCAACAGACTGATTATCCAAACTTTACTTGGGCAGATGATAAAATTATTTTCATCTTGGGACAAGTCAGACACTTGCAAGGTAAAGTGATAGGAAAAATGGAACTTCTAGGTTTTGATTTACAAAAAGAGGCTACATTAGAAACAACAGTTTTAGACATATTAAAATCAACTGAAATAGAGGGCAAAAACTTAGATATTCAGCAAATACGTTCTTCTGTAGCCAAAAATTTAGGAGTTGAGATACAAGATGGTGTTTATGTAGAAAGAGATGTAGAAGGTGTAGTAGAAATGATATTAGATGCTACACAAAACTTTAGAGATACTCTGACAAAAGAACGCTTGTTTGCTTGGCATGCTTCTTTGTTTCCCACAGGAAGAAGTGGTATGCAAAAAATAGAAGTAGGCAGTTTTATAAAAGATACTAAGGGTAGAATGCAAGTGGTTTCTGGAGTATTGGGAAAAGAGAAAGTACACTACGAAGCTCTTGTTGCAACTGATTTAGAACGAGAAATCAATTCATTTCTAGCATGGCTCAATGATGAAAAAATAGAAATTGACCCTATTTTGAAGGCTGCCATTGCTCATTTTTGGTTTCTGACTATTCATCCCTTTGAAGATGGGAACGGACGAATCGCTCGTGCCATTGCTGATATGTTTTTAGCAAGAGCAGATGAAACAAATCATAGATTTTATAGTATGTCTGCCCAAATAAGAGTAGAAAGAAAAGAATATTATGCTGTTTTGGAGCAAACACAAAAAGGAACAGTAGATATTACGAACTGGCTAGAGTGGTTCTTAAATTGTTTGTTGAATGCACTACAAAATTCTGATGAAATAATAAAGAAAGTATTAAAAAAATATCGTTTTTGGACACAACACGCACAAACCAACTTTAACGAGAGACAAAAACTTATGTTGAATAAACTATTAGACAATTTCTATGGAAAGCTAACGACTTCTAAATGGGCAAAAATGACTAAATGTTCATCTGATACAGCATTGCGTGATATAAATGATTTGTTAGAAAAAAATATCCTCAAAAGACAAAAAGCTGGAGGAAGAAGCACGAGCTACCAGTTAAATGTATTAGACTAG
- a CDS encoding outer membrane beta-barrel protein has translation MNTIIRFSLILCFLLTVSFSVSAQFMADAEFNILKTGYNKIQVSGTEGTRFNVVEEGNGNFDNQASFAYRLRLGYRFKNRHNVFGLFAPLRVSYNGNFEQPTRFFKQNFLPFTETDVNYQFNSYRLTYRYDFVVTDRVRLGAGLTGKIRDAYIEVEQNGISSKKTNVGFVPLINLYASVNANEKVGFILEGDGLASPQGRAFDFELAGFYRLKENLNLRFGYRILEGGAENDEVYNFTLINYGLMGFSYNF, from the coding sequence ATGAATACTATTATTCGCTTTAGTTTGATTTTGTGTTTTCTTCTTACTGTTTCTTTTTCTGTATCAGCACAGTTTATGGCAGATGCTGAATTTAATATTCTAAAAACAGGCTACAATAAAATTCAAGTTTCGGGTACAGAAGGCACTCGCTTCAATGTAGTAGAAGAAGGAAATGGTAATTTTGATAATCAAGCCTCATTTGCCTATCGTCTTCGTTTGGGGTATCGTTTCAAAAATCGCCACAATGTTTTTGGTCTTTTTGCTCCTTTGAGAGTATCTTATAATGGAAACTTTGAGCAGCCTACACGTTTTTTTAAACAGAATTTTTTACCCTTTACAGAAACAGATGTAAACTACCAGTTTAATTCTTATCGCTTGACCTATCGTTATGATTTTGTTGTAACAGATAGGGTACGTTTGGGTGCAGGTCTGACAGGAAAAATTCGTGATGCGTATATAGAAGTAGAACAAAACGGTATTTCTTCAAAGAAAACAAATGTTGGGTTTGTTCCTCTTATCAACCTGTATGCTTCTGTAAATGCTAATGAAAAGGTAGGTTTTATTTTGGAAGGAGATGGACTAGCTTCTCCACAAGGGCGTGCTTTTGATTTTGAATTGGCAGGTTTCTATAGATTGAAAGAAAATCTCAATCTTCGTTTTGGTTATCGTATTTTGGAAGGTGGTGCAGAAAACGATGAAGTATATAATTTTACGCTTATCAATTATGGTCTGATGGGGTTTAGCTATAATTTCTAA
- a CDS encoding O-antigen ligase family protein, translated as MNPYKWLWLASISLLPFLFIRNTQVGQLDPVLFRTVVWSIFNFLIVALGWKEISVSVFKKIGVLSFLGYLALAILSYLVVHFLYSPFQLEGVSEIIRLINCFFSIIFSVHFIQQEKKNIHLLTKIVALQTVVLAGVGVLQSMEILENCAEGASPCGFLMNRNLFGSALVLGLPFMLFVLKNTIENEEQQENNFINIIFNLVGLSSILLGIYLSQTRSAYAATAFIGLFYVLYFLLHLRFLYVAVVIIVLGSIGSITYYKYSILNPDNFGSNPKEQSWRDLTKTDSQAERLLMWEKTLSMIKENPILGVGFQNWKYQIPKYSLEGLRSEKNELNVQRPHNDFLWIAAESGIITLFIYLLMMGYMVYVGIKNKNILVLVVFAFLIDSMFSFPKERIAHSLILTVSMGVILVNDKKLLTKNSNFEKIVNDKENIKVEEKVITKQPNQKKKNKIKHKTATQQAIQKDDETPKIVKSTADIIPNYVAYLSLFVLGICVYISFVQSNDKEKTIQLLSYNQSQNFNAVLPVADQINKYFVPSDYFINSVYMHKGYASLNLKKQKVAKEDYLKGLKQMPYSIALLKQVAMLYQNEKKYDSAIFYYQKMQNVIPHLPETYQQMYNNYLLKGDTASAREIIKKCPAPCK; from the coding sequence ATGAATCCTTATAAATGGCTTTGGCTGGCAAGTATTTCATTACTTCCTTTTTTATTTATCAGAAATACACAAGTAGGGCAATTAGACCCTGTTCTTTTCAGAACTGTGGTATGGAGTATTTTCAATTTTTTAATAGTAGCTCTTGGTTGGAAAGAAATTTCTGTGTCTGTATTTAAAAAAATAGGTGTGCTTTCTTTTTTAGGGTATTTGGCACTTGCTATTTTAAGTTATTTGGTAGTGCATTTTTTATATTCCCCTTTTCAGCTAGAAGGAGTTTCAGAAATTATAAGACTTATCAACTGTTTTTTTTCTATTATTTTTTCTGTTCATTTTATTCAGCAAGAGAAAAAAAATATACATCTACTTACCAAAATTGTAGCTCTGCAAACAGTGGTCTTGGCAGGAGTAGGAGTTTTGCAATCTATGGAAATATTAGAAAATTGTGCAGAAGGAGCATCTCCGTGTGGTTTTCTGATGAATCGTAATCTTTTTGGTTCTGCTTTAGTGTTGGGTTTGCCTTTTATGCTCTTTGTTTTGAAAAACACTATTGAGAATGAGGAGCAACAGGAAAACAATTTTATCAATATTATCTTCAATTTGGTAGGGTTAAGTAGTATTCTGCTTGGAATTTATCTTTCTCAAACTCGTAGTGCATATGCAGCGACGGCTTTTATTGGACTTTTTTATGTACTTTATTTTTTACTTCATCTTCGTTTTCTCTACGTCGCAGTAGTAATTATAGTCTTGGGAAGTATAGGGAGTATTACGTATTACAAATATTCAATTCTCAATCCAGATAATTTTGGTTCAAATCCTAAAGAACAAAGTTGGAGAGACCTTACTAAGACAGATAGCCAAGCCGAACGCCTCTTAATGTGGGAAAAAACACTCTCAATGATAAAAGAAAACCCTATTTTAGGAGTGGGCTTTCAAAACTGGAAATACCAAATTCCAAAATATAGTTTGGAAGGACTTAGAAGCGAAAAAAATGAATTAAATGTACAACGTCCTCATAATGATTTTTTGTGGATTGCTGCTGAAAGTGGAATAATTACGCTGTTTATCTATCTTTTGATGATGGGATATATGGTGTATGTAGGAATAAAAAATAAAAATATTTTAGTACTGGTTGTATTTGCTTTCTTGATAGATTCTATGTTTTCTTTTCCAAAAGAGCGCATAGCACACAGTCTTATCTTGACAGTCAGTATGGGAGTAATTTTAGTAAATGATAAAAAATTACTTACTAAAAATAGTAATTTTGAAAAAATAGTAAATGACAAAGAGAATATAAAAGTAGAAGAAAAAGTAATTACAAAGCAGCCCAATCAAAAGAAGAAAAATAAAATAAAGCATAAAACAGCAACCCAACAAGCTATTCAGAAAGATGATGAAACACCTAAAATAGTCAAATCTACTGCTGATATTATTCCTAATTATGTAGCTTATCTTTCTCTGTTCGTTTTGGGGATTTGCGTGTATATTTCTTTTGTACAGAGCAATGACAAAGAAAAAACAATACAACTACTCTCTTATAACCAAAGTCAGAATTTTAATGCTGTTTTGCCTGTCGCTGACCAAATAAACAAATACTTTGTTCCTTCAGATTATTTTATAAATTCTGTATATATGCATAAAGGATATGCAAGTCTGAATTTAAAAAAACAAAAAGTTGCTAAAGAAGACTACTTGAAAGGTTTAAAGCAAATGCCGTACAGCATTGCTCTATTGAAGCAAGTAGCTATGCTTTATCAAAATGAAAAAAAATATGATAGTGCCATTTTTTATTATCAAAAAATGCAAAACGTAATTCCACATCTGCCCGAAACCTACCAACAGATGTATAACAACTATCTTTTGAAAGGAGATACAGCGAGTGCAAGAGAAATTATTAAAAAATGTCCAGCTCCTTGTAAATAA
- a CDS encoding C1 family peptidase codes for MKVLFYKYSSKYTFSLLFLIYFTPFSLVFAQKNDRGRGLLLDAEEKASQEIPLKSQQTEESYRGLPSAVSLKQYCPTPGDQGTYGTCVGWTTAYAARTILEARQLDLRSQAEIDALIFSPGFIYKLVKEEEDQDCTYGAIMTDALKKMQVHGVAKRSSFPEQCVEYVPERIYKEAEDYKLKDYVRLWNIGFTQEERILALKKSLTEGNPVVIGMEAPPSIYDAKEFWRPSEKPSQGWGGHAICVVGFDDKKGEKGAFEIMNSWGTGWANGGFTWIEYDTFTDFVRFAYELVPYYKPKKERPLLAGGLRFELANGNKIELKKNGVATYKTPQPFSGGTNFRLYLSNFEPAYVYAFATDKTKNIQVVFPHKAYISPYLPYHNGEIAFPDEKHFLTMDNVAGTDEFCVIYSRYPLNINQIYEQLGKRRGSIKESLTQVLGNKLISSNNITYFPNEVKFSTSSLRGTVAFYVVELEHK; via the coding sequence ATGAAAGTCTTGTTTTATAAATATAGTTCAAAATATACGTTTTCGTTACTCTTTCTAATCTATTTTACTCCTTTTTCATTAGTTTTTGCTCAAAAAAATGATAGAGGTAGAGGCTTGTTATTAGATGCAGAAGAAAAAGCCAGCCAAGAAATTCCATTAAAATCGCAACAGACAGAAGAAAGTTATAGAGGCTTGCCTTCTGCTGTGTCTCTCAAACAATATTGCCCCACCCCTGGAGACCAAGGAACGTATGGAACGTGTGTTGGTTGGACGACAGCCTACGCAGCACGTACTATTTTAGAAGCTCGCCAGCTAGACTTGCGCTCACAAGCTGAAATAGATGCACTTATTTTCTCCCCTGGTTTTATTTATAAATTGGTAAAAGAAGAAGAAGACCAAGACTGTACGTATGGCGCAATTATGACAGATGCCCTTAAAAAAATGCAGGTTCATGGCGTAGCCAAACGAAGCAGCTTTCCAGAGCAATGTGTGGAGTATGTTCCTGAAAGAATTTATAAAGAAGCCGAAGACTACAAATTAAAAGATTATGTACGCCTTTGGAATATTGGTTTTACACAAGAAGAACGCATTTTGGCACTCAAAAAAAGTCTAACAGAAGGAAATCCTGTTGTTATTGGAATGGAAGCTCCTCCTTCTATTTATGATGCAAAAGAATTTTGGAGACCTTCTGAAAAACCAAGTCAAGGTTGGGGAGGACATGCCATTTGTGTTGTCGGTTTTGATGATAAAAAAGGAGAGAAAGGAGCATTTGAAATAATGAACAGTTGGGGAACAGGTTGGGCAAATGGTGGTTTTACGTGGATAGAGTACGATACTTTTACTGATTTTGTGCGTTTTGCTTATGAACTTGTTCCTTATTACAAACCGAAAAAAGAGCGTCCTTTATTAGCTGGAGGTTTACGTTTTGAGCTTGCCAACGGCAATAAAATTGAGTTGAAAAAAAATGGTGTTGCTACTTACAAAACGCCTCAACCTTTTAGTGGAGGTACAAATTTCCGTCTTTACCTCTCTAATTTTGAGCCTGCTTATGTCTATGCTTTTGCTACTGACAAAACTAAAAATATTCAAGTTGTCTTTCCTCATAAAGCCTACATTAGCCCGTATTTGCCTTATCATAATGGAGAAATTGCCTTTCCAGATGAAAAGCATTTTCTTACAATGGATAATGTAGCAGGAACAGATGAGTTTTGTGTTATTTATTCTCGCTATCCTTTAAATATCAATCAAATTTATGAACAGCTAGGAAAAAGACGAGGCTCTATAAAAGAAAGCCTAACACAAGTATTGGGTAATAAATTAATCAGTTCAAATAATATTACTTATTTTCCAAATGAAGTAAAATTTTCTACCAGTTCTTTAAGAGGAACAGTTGCTTTTTATGTAGTAGAATTGGAACATAAGTAA
- a CDS encoding PASTA domain-containing protein: MDTNFFKNLKENINFKEVKHKTHYYLTRNHYSTLFIHLVLMGLLVAIILYAFFYMYLPNTTNHDVTIRVPDLNKMKIEEVENFLEKRDLRYEIADTSYNPDYPPLTVLQQNPTNNSLVKINRKIYLTINSATPPKTRIPQIIDFPYTSATTQIENVKLKVGKKEFVKNSAKNVVLKIAVDGTEYEKADLEKGVYIPQGTPITLFIAEGNNNDSFEFGNYIGQYGEDAKLLIEGSRLDVEVYYKKVEGKEVGTVISQKPAAGTKVIVGQKVQIWIASAYE; this comes from the coding sequence ATGGACACAAATTTTTTCAAAAATCTCAAGGAAAACATAAATTTTAAGGAGGTAAAACACAAAACGCATTACTACCTTACTCGCAATCACTACTCTACCTTGTTTATTCACTTGGTATTAATGGGGCTTTTGGTGGCTATTATCTTGTATGCGTTCTTTTATATGTATTTGCCTAATACAACCAATCATGATGTTACGATTCGTGTGCCTGATTTGAATAAAATGAAGATAGAAGAGGTAGAAAACTTCTTAGAGAAACGTGATTTGCGTTATGAAATTGCTGATACTTCGTATAATCCAGACTATCCACCACTCACGGTATTACAACAAAATCCAACCAACAACTCATTAGTCAAAATTAATAGAAAAATATACTTGACTATCAATTCGGCAACGCCTCCCAAAACACGTATTCCACAAATTATAGATTTTCCTTATACAAGTGCAACTACACAAATTGAGAATGTAAAACTCAAAGTAGGAAAAAAAGAATTTGTAAAAAATAGCGCAAAAAATGTTGTCTTGAAAATAGCTGTAGATGGAACAGAGTATGAAAAAGCAGACTTAGAGAAGGGAGTGTACATACCACAGGGAACACCCATAACACTTTTCATTGCAGAAGGCAATAATAATGATAGTTTCGAATTTGGAAACTATATTGGGCAATATGGGGAAGATGCTAAGTTACTCATAGAAGGAAGTAGATTAGACGTAGAAGTATATTATAAAAAAGTAGAAGGAAAAGAAGTAGGAACAGTTATCTCTCAAAAACCTGCAGCAGGAACAAAAGTTATTGTAGGTCAGAAAGTTCAAATTTGGATAGCTTCGGCTTATGAATAA
- a CDS encoding MBL fold metallo-hydrolase, producing the protein MKVLKRTFYVSLALIIMLGLATNLILRQDKFGKLPKGERLERIKKSPNYKDGAFQNIHHTPALSEDASYPAMMKEFFFGDKKRNSPADKIPSTKIDLFSLDKSENVLVWFGHSSYFMQLDGKTILVDPVFSGAASPFSFAVKAFDGTDVYTTDEIPEIDYLFISHDHWDHLDYETILNLKPKIKNIFCGLGAGAHFEHWGFDIDKIHEEDWNTKVELEEGFEIHFTPTRHFSGRGFKRNPSLWTSYVLKTPNTQIYIGGDSGYDTHFKEIGDKFGTFDLVILENGQYDRSWKYIHMMPEEVLKAAQDLNAKRLFPVHSSKFALANHAWDEPLTKVSSLNQDLENPFSLVTPIIGEKVEIQNLNQSFKNWWEELE; encoded by the coding sequence ATGAAAGTTTTGAAAAGAACTTTCTATGTTTCTTTAGCTCTAATTATTATGCTCGGACTAGCTACCAACCTTATTTTAAGACAAGACAAATTCGGCAAACTTCCAAAAGGAGAACGTTTGGAACGCATTAAAAAATCTCCTAATTATAAAGACGGAGCATTTCAAAATATTCATCATACGCCAGCCTTAAGCGAAGATGCAAGTTATCCTGCTATGATGAAGGAGTTTTTCTTTGGAGATAAAAAACGCAATTCGCCAGCAGATAAAATTCCTTCTACCAAAATTGACTTATTTAGTTTAGATAAAAGTGAAAATGTTTTGGTATGGTTTGGACATTCGTCTTATTTTATGCAATTGGATGGTAAGACTATTCTTGTCGACCCTGTTTTTAGTGGAGCAGCTTCGCCATTTTCGTTTGCTGTAAAAGCCTTTGATGGGACAGATGTTTATACGACAGACGAGATTCCAGAAATAGACTATCTTTTTATTTCTCACGACCATTGGGATCATTTGGATTATGAAACTATTTTGAATCTCAAACCAAAAATCAAAAATATTTTTTGTGGGCTAGGTGCAGGAGCTCACTTTGAGCATTGGGGATTTGATATAGATAAAATTCATGAGGAAGATTGGAATACGAAAGTAGAGTTAGAAGAAGGTTTTGAGATTCATTTTACACCTACTCGTCATTTTTCTGGACGTGGTTTTAAGCGTAATCCTTCACTTTGGACTTCCTATGTTTTGAAAACACCAAACACACAAATCTATATTGGTGGAGATAGTGGTTACGATACGCATTTTAAAGAAATAGGCGATAAGTTTGGGACTTTTGATTTAGTTATTTTAGAAAATGGACAGTATGATAGAAGCTGGAAATACATACACATGATGCCAGAAGAAGTATTGAAGGCTGCACAAGATTTGAATGCAAAGCGTCTTTTTCCAGTTCATTCATCCAAATTTGCTCTTGCTAATCATGCTTGGGATGAACCTCTGACAAAAGTCTCATCACTCAATCAAGACTTAGAAAACCCTTTTTCATTGGTTACGCCAATAATTGGCGAAAAAGTAGAAATTCAGAATCTAAATCAGTCTTTTAAAAATTGGTGGGAAGAGTTAGAGTAA